A segment of the Colletotrichum destructivum chromosome 3, complete sequence genome:
GCACACGACTCCCGAGCATGACCCGCTCGGGCTTAACATCTCGGACCTGACACCGCGGCCTTCGATGGAGGGGTATGCCAGCAGATCGAGTGTCGCGGAATCCTCTCTACCAACGTCGACGAGTCTGCCGCAACCTACCGATACAGAATCAGTCATCACGAGCCCCACGATATCCTACACCTCCACGacagacgaagacgacgtaTTGCACATACCAAACCACATCCCGTCACCGTTGCGTCCAGACTTATCTCTGTCGTCGGGGTCTGATTCATACTTCGGGAACCGCTCAAGACGGCGGTCTCTGCTGCAAGCCAAGTCGCCGCTCTCGTACAGCGGGCTCTCTACGACCCCGTTACCGCCTAATGACGCTGAATGGGACTATTCGGAAACGGAGTGGTGGGGCTGGGTCGTTCTGATCGTAACTTGgatcgtcttcgtcgtggGTATGGGCTCGGTTCTGGGAATTTGGAGCTGGGCATGGGACGTTGGGACGACGCCATACGCCCCCCCGGAGCTTGAGGACGACCCAACGCTGCCCATCGTGGGGTACTACCCGGCtctcatcatcctcacctGTATCATGGCCTGGGTGTGGGTTGTCGTGGCATGGGTGGGCATGAAGTACTTCCGCCATGCTAAGATCAGTGGGGAGTGAGGAATTGTTATTTTCATAGTTCGTTTGGGTGTTCTTTTGATGCTCTTATATACTATTTTGTTTCTTTAGGAGGGGGGGCGCAATTCGTTATGTCTGAAACGGTCACACTTGGCCCAACGACTGACGCGGCTATGATCGAGTGTTTGGGCGTTTGGCATATGGGATAAAGGAGCTTCAAAGCAAGCGAGCGTGCTTGGTTTTTATTTTCtcctgggggggggggggggggggggggagcccCCACCTCTTCTCACTTGTGCTTACCGGGCTTGTGGGAAAAGCTAGCGTCATGGGAGTTCAACAACAGAGGCTTCAACGCCCTTAGTGGGCTATCAGCCATCGTCGTGCCCAAGTGCGGTAGTTGTTAAGGTAGACATCATCCATCTCTTGAGATCCTGCTCCAGTGATCTAAAGACAGGCCTGTAAGGCCCCGGTACCAACAATGGACCGCCAGGCGACAACCTGAGGGGTCGAGATCCCGCCGTGATGGCCATGAGACCCCGCTCCGATGACACTAGACAGACAGGACTGTGCTCAGACGGCGGGGGACGATCATCGACACGTCCACTTGTGCTTGGAAGACCATGAGGGTGGGATCCATCGCCTGCGCGTAATCATCAAGGGGGTCGGGCTGGGTCGTTGCGCAAAGAAAGACGGGCCCACGGACCGCATCATTCGCAAATGATCTCGGCGGGAATGTGGTTGGTTAGAACCCCTcatccccccctttctctcgAGATAATTGACTGTGAGGCTGCTTGGGCACGCAAAATTTAGTGATGGGTTGAACAGCCCCCCGGTATACGTAGAAAGAGCTAGGCTGGTGTCGTGATCTCTTATGACATATGCATCAACACGGGCCCTCAAGAGCATGTTGAGGCTGGATTGAGTTGGGGCCACCACCTACAGCTAGCTCAGAGCTCACTGTCTTTCCAGGGTTGGGCCGACAGCGCACGTGTGGAAGCGTGTCCGACAACAAACGAAGCGTGTTGCCCAGTCGATTGTACGCAGCCCGCGTTCAACTCGGTTGAACACATGGAACAAGAGAGAGCACCTTCGAGAGGCCGAAGACGTAAGAGAACACAAGTACGGAGGCTAGATGAGTCCATCTTGAGACATGTCATCTGAAACAACCTTGTTGGTGGCacagcagccgccggccagcGATCACAGCATGTTCTCGAGGCCAGGCTGGGTCGGCAAGAAAAGCAAGACATACTCGGCTAGAGCTTGACGGCCGGCATGTGGAGCATCTAAGTAAGCGGACCGCGTGCATGATATGATGCATAGTAGCTAGTACAGTAATACAGTAGTAGCTGGTCTCAACCAAGTGGTCTGGTGCGCTGGCACGTTGGCACACCACGACTGGCCGCGAGATGGGGCTCCACATACTTAGTACGCCAGTGTCAGACGTATCACGATGCACCTGGATGGCCAAAGTTGGAGGGGACAGAAAAGAGGTTGACTCCGTGAGAAGTCACAGGAACTGCAGCCGGGAGATGGCCCAGGAGAAGGGAAGCGGACATGGCCCTCGGACCCTTGAGAAATTTGGAGAGGTGCGAATGGGATCttggcgccggtggcggcaCACCCGATCCAGGCCCACTGAGTGGAGGCCAGAAGGGCCAAGTGGGAGGGGGCGAACGGGCTCTGCATGTCGTTTTAAGCGCTTGTGAAAATTGAGATGGCAGAGGCGGCAAGGAAAAGGGTGAAAGTGGACAAGACCCGCACGGCCAATCAGCAGAGCCCCAGCCCCCATTGCCAGTCACCTCACTTTTATTAGCAAGCGTCTTCGCAACGTGCACCATTTGTATACCCGGATGACTTGCGCATTTTGCGCGAATCGAACAGGGTAGTAGGTACGTGTGTTGGTTTACTGGATTTGGCGGCAAGCGTTGGTTTGATCAAAACAACGCCTCGTCGCGTTTGAGGCTTCTCCCAGTAGACTCGTTAGCCGCCCGGGCATTTGTAGGAGGAGCCTACGATGTACGAGGAgagacaaaaacaaaaaaggtAAAAGAACAAGACAGGACAAAGGGCTCCGTATGCATGGAcccagcggcagcggcagcggcagagCGCCTAACATGCTTCGATTGCATGGGTTGAGGGGGCAGGCCAGCGGGCAGGCCAGCGGGCGGCAGGCGGGCTGCGAGCAACCCAAGGTCGAAGGAATTGACGTTGTCCACATACGTATGGTACGACTGGACTTGCAATACACATGCTAACCGGGCGGTTGCGCTGCGCTTGCATTGTATCCGTACGTTCAATGCATCTTGTTAGTTCCGGGAGGCCAGCCAATCTTGGCAGATGGCTCGGAGAGGTTCCGCCAAGGGGACCAGGGCTGATGTGATCAAAGGTGACCAAGACGGCTGATGTGGAGAACATGCTCGAACAGTTGAAGACCATGGTATTGTCTTTTtgtctcttttcttcttcttattcttccCGCCACAGAAGATTTTTCGACGACGTTGTCTGTAAGAGGTTGATGAACAATCGACAAACAGGAATAGATATCTGGGTAGGTACTCTGTAAGGTGCGGTCTATTCGGTGAAGCGATACGTACCCAGATAGGAAATTGAAAGACGGAATTGAGCGGAGTGGGTCCTGTGGTTGTCCCTGCCTGAGTGCCTGTGCACAAATGTAAggtgaagatgaagaagattGATACATGGTATGCAGGTGTCCGTGTGGTGAGGTCCGACACTCACACAGAATCCTCACAGCTCCCTCAGGCGTGCACGCCGCATGGGAGCAACGACATTGTCAGTGGCAGCATGCAGCGAGGCTCCGCACCTAGACAGACACAGCTGGCGGCCCATTacgaagacggcgcctcGAGGAATGCGCAAACAAGGCCGTTGGATCCGGGACAAGCGCCGGTTGCTGACGATTGCTAAAGAAAGACATCGGCGCCCCAGTTCAACCGGCTTCCACTGAAGCATTCCAGTTCGACTCTGCAAACGCCACGGCCAcgggaaaaaaaaagagggagCAACTGCCGACGAAAGGGATGAAGATATGCAGATGACATTGTTCGACTGATGGTCCCTTTCCAAAGCAGATAATGGCAAACATGCGATCtgggggaagaaggcgagggaAAATAAGAAAGAAGGAATAGGGTGATA
Coding sequences within it:
- a CDS encoding Putative phosphatidylinositol N-acetylglucosaminyltransferase subunit Y, with product MDHTTTAAADGGDGAAQGLMDMTNTASPKSASQHEHHLVYHRQQPLPPPFPHRRTSSGANFLSKLPFMRSHSDGKQQQPHEADEDASRSPPTSMSTITQQQQQQQQKSRRRKGSLRKVALLGRGAQRERKEARQLTIDTSHTVSRVMDGAFARSHTTPEHDPLGLNISDLTPRPSMEGYASRSSVAESSLPTSTSLPQPTDTESVITSPTISYTSTTDEDDVLHIPNHIPSPLRPDLSLSSGSDSYFGNRSRRRSLLQAKSPLSYSGLSTTPLPPNDAEWDYSETEWWGWVVLIVTWIVFVVGMGSVLGIWSWAWDVGTTPYAPPELEDDPTLPIVGYYPALIILTCIMAWVWVVVAWVGMKYFRHAKISGE